A genome region from Mercenaria mercenaria strain notata chromosome 11, MADL_Memer_1, whole genome shotgun sequence includes the following:
- the LOC123532647 gene encoding uncharacterized protein LOC123532647, whose translation MERIAGFIFVILVVSCVDTIIGHDCGNNACSNHADCNGNKRCCNGHCCKCPCRIKPHQCLEVENGWACNCTGSGFHGQHCECPDPLCDDIYGMIKNCSDFENDFVTLNRTRYSEHGATASGARILYGVASLVDCINHPSALQCHYVTHVGNKCYIYQSQAAFRGGLFQNNIDAHTSAVRVCKVCD comes from the exons GTCATTTTGGTAGTATCGTGTGTTGACACTATCATCGGTCATGACTGCGGAAACAATGCATGTTCAAATCACGCTGAT tgtaatgGCAACAAACGTTGCTGCAATGGCCACTGCTGTAAAT GTCCTTGTAGAATTAAGCCACATCAATGCTTGGAAGTAGAAAACGGATGGGCCTGCAACTGTACTGGATCTGGCTTCCACGGACAACACTGTGAATGCCCAG ATCCTCTGTGTGATGACATCTATGGTATGATTAAGA ATTGCTCAGACTTTGAAAACGATTTTGTAACACTCAATCGCACAAGGTATTCGGAACATGGTGCTACTGCTTCAGGCGCAAGAATTCTCTATGGTGTAGCTTCTTTAGTGGACTGTATTAATCATCCGTCTGCACTTCAGTGTCACTATGTCACACATGTCGGAAATAAATGTTACATCTACCAAAGCCAGGCAGCGTTTCGCGGTGGACTGTTTCAAAACAACATAGATGCGCATACATCAGCTGTGAGAGTGTGTAAAGTATGCGATTGA